A region of Bombilactobacillus folatiphilus DNA encodes the following proteins:
- a CDS encoding PTS sugar transporter subunit IIA — protein MELILVSHGQLAKGMKDTLEMIVGPQSQVTAFSAYGVQDADFLSLIKAKIEQTQEPVVILTDILGGSVNNNLTQLMLQNHSITLITGMNLPLVLALATCSEDLTKTKIQELIRECRQSMVWMNEQLDDASEEEIDD, from the coding sequence ATGGAATTGATTCTAGTCAGCCATGGTCAGTTGGCCAAAGGCATGAAGGATACGCTAGAAATGATTGTTGGCCCGCAATCGCAAGTCACAGCTTTTTCGGCTTATGGAGTGCAGGATGCAGATTTTTTGTCCTTAATCAAAGCAAAGATTGAACAAACGCAAGAGCCTGTGGTGATTTTAACGGATATTTTAGGTGGTTCGGTTAACAATAATCTCACGCAGTTAATGTTGCAAAATCATTCAATCACTTTGATTACGGGCATGAATTTGCCCCTTGTCCTAGCCTTGGCAACTTGTAGTGAGGACTTAACGAAAACGAAAATTCAGGAGCTAATTCGAGAATGTCGTCAAAGTATGGTTTGGATGAATGAGCAATTGGATGATGCTAGTGAGGAGGAAATAGATGATTAA
- a CDS encoding sigma 54-interacting transcriptional regulator produces MLLDQIELCLKEATADEHWQQHEISAAFLCQKFRVKRNTVSHYLNLLFKDHKALKINSRPVIYWDKRVLETHYQVRLLDMYPTRETLLQALAQSASGTNAFDQVIGNRGSLYIAIERLKMAASYPQGLSILLTGPTGVGKSFLAQVYYQYCLDQGYLASNAQFVHFNCAEYADNPELLASNLFGYNQGAFTGASTAQTGVFDQANHGVLFLDEVHRLDAKGQEKLFNYLDTGYITPLGGSSKRHLVDVRIICATTENLQSYFLDTFLRRIPIQIEIPSLQQRELQEVKDLIKFFYWQQAQQLQRNLQVHQAVIKVLCSIRYQGNIGSLKNAIVLSVASAIHQATTLVPLKITLPNLPPEILNLNSSHAQVVALQTGFLDITVEQTLAQLITKEPVLTDEIQQTIQQILNDYHQMQYADLFIENSIAKINKLCDYLVFEKDQHANIIPLNFFKNLFENVLATITKDQNIDFTGNTALILSYYFYNRQDSNGYLTGKQARLAKKVVHYFQALNANLQIVVETIDSIITQSVGLAYDLMDAVFLYIFLYSIIQKSQTSALRCIVLAHGYSTASSIVNVVNGMHHLHILDAIDMPVDIQIATVGQKINHYIQNHQIDQGLILMVDMGSLEGVQKYIARDVEFPIAILNNVSTQAALLVATGIQQKQSLPKIMTSVKKQIQPEQQMIYPQKVKKNLIITCCLTGIGTATKIRKLVLDSLPANAHLSVLAFEESQLKDSQELALLRHVYNIVMVIGTMDPQLPQIPYFSLESMISGADLTALTHVLSQYLSEQELNDFNDRLIHNFTLQRVLNSITILDVNVVMQNIDEAFKNYTQLSGQRLSSGTRMTLYVHVSYLVERLIRNEPITTYNWDSLTDTKSLTIFQNIQKAFSVIETEYSVTIPQAEYGYIYDIIAADTVNQL; encoded by the coding sequence ATGTTATTGGATCAAATTGAATTATGTTTAAAAGAAGCAACAGCTGATGAACACTGGCAACAACATGAAATCAGCGCGGCATTTTTGTGTCAAAAATTTCGGGTTAAGCGTAATACTGTGAGTCATTATTTAAATTTGTTATTTAAGGACCATAAAGCGTTGAAAATTAATTCGCGACCTGTGATTTATTGGGATAAACGGGTTTTGGAAACACATTATCAAGTGCGTTTGTTAGATATGTACCCGACCAGAGAAACATTATTGCAAGCATTGGCACAATCAGCGTCTGGTACGAATGCGTTTGATCAAGTGATTGGCAATCGTGGTTCGTTATATATTGCGATTGAGCGTTTGAAAATGGCAGCGAGCTATCCCCAAGGTTTATCGATTTTGTTGACAGGACCTACGGGGGTCGGCAAAAGTTTCTTAGCCCAAGTTTATTATCAATATTGCTTGGATCAAGGCTATTTGGCGTCCAACGCGCAATTTGTTCATTTTAATTGTGCAGAATATGCTGACAATCCTGAATTATTGGCTAGTAATTTGTTTGGCTATAATCAAGGGGCATTTACAGGTGCTAGTACCGCGCAAACTGGTGTCTTTGATCAGGCCAATCACGGCGTTTTATTCTTGGATGAAGTACACCGGTTGGATGCTAAAGGTCAAGAAAAATTATTTAACTATCTGGATACGGGTTATATCACCCCATTGGGTGGTTCAAGTAAACGGCATTTGGTGGACGTGCGCATTATTTGTGCGACCACGGAAAATCTTCAAAGTTATTTTTTGGATACTTTTTTGCGACGTATTCCGATTCAAATTGAAATTCCCAGCTTGCAACAACGGGAACTGCAGGAAGTCAAAGATTTAATCAAATTTTTTTATTGGCAGCAAGCTCAGCAATTACAGCGCAATTTACAAGTCCATCAAGCGGTCATTAAGGTTTTATGTTCCATTCGTTATCAAGGTAATATTGGTTCGCTGAAAAATGCGATTGTACTTTCGGTAGCCAGTGCCATTCATCAGGCAACCACGCTTGTTCCGTTGAAAATCACTTTGCCGAATTTGCCACCAGAAATTTTAAATTTGAATAGTAGTCATGCCCAAGTGGTGGCGCTCCAAACCGGTTTTTTGGACATTACTGTGGAACAAACACTGGCGCAATTGATCACCAAAGAACCAGTGTTGACCGACGAAATTCAGCAGACGATTCAACAAATTCTCAATGATTATCATCAGATGCAGTACGCGGATTTGTTCATTGAAAATAGTATTGCGAAGATTAATAAGTTATGCGATTATCTAGTGTTTGAAAAGGATCAGCACGCTAATATTATCCCCCTTAATTTTTTTAAAAACTTATTTGAAAATGTTTTAGCAACGATTACCAAGGATCAAAATATTGATTTTACAGGTAATACGGCCTTGATTTTGTCATATTATTTTTACAATCGACAGGATTCCAATGGTTATTTGACCGGCAAGCAAGCACGTTTAGCCAAAAAAGTGGTGCATTATTTTCAAGCTTTGAATGCTAATTTACAGATTGTGGTGGAAACCATTGATAGTATCATCACGCAAAGTGTGGGTCTGGCTTATGATTTGATGGATGCAGTGTTTTTGTACATTTTTTTGTATAGCATTATTCAAAAGTCGCAAACCAGTGCCTTGCGGTGTATCGTTTTGGCACATGGTTATTCTACCGCCAGCAGTATTGTGAATGTGGTGAACGGTATGCATCATCTGCATATTTTGGATGCAATTGATATGCCGGTGGATATTCAAATTGCCACCGTTGGTCAAAAAATCAATCATTACATTCAAAATCATCAAATTGATCAAGGACTGATTTTGATGGTGGATATGGGTTCCTTAGAAGGTGTGCAAAAATATATTGCGCGAGATGTGGAATTCCCGATTGCCATTTTGAATAATGTATCCACGCAAGCTGCTTTGTTAGTGGCAACAGGTATTCAACAAAAGCAAAGTTTACCCAAAATTATGACGAGTGTGAAAAAGCAAATTCAGCCCGAGCAACAAATGATTTATCCACAAAAAGTCAAAAAGAATTTAATCATTACTTGTTGTCTGACGGGGATCGGAACCGCCACGAAAATTCGTAAATTAGTGTTGGATAGTTTGCCTGCCAATGCCCATTTGTCGGTGTTGGCGTTTGAAGAAAGTCAACTTAAGGACTCCCAAGAGCTTGCTTTGTTGCGTCATGTTTATAATATTGTCATGGTGATTGGTACGATGGATCCGCAGTTACCGCAGATTCCGTATTTTTCGTTAGAAAGCATGATTTCGGGGGCAGATCTCACAGCATTAACGCACGTTTTAAGTCAATATTTGAGTGAACAGGAGTTAAACGATTTTAATGATCGCTTGATTCACAATTTTACTTTGCAACGGGTGTTAAACTCAATTACGATTTTAGATGTCAATGTTGTGATGCAAAATATTGACGAAGCTTTCAAGAATTATACTCAGCTCAGTGGACAACGCTTGAGTAGTGGCACACGAATGACGCTATATGTCCATGTAAGTTATTTGGTTGAGCGTTTAATTCGTAATGAACCCATCACCACGTATAATTGGGACAGTTTAACCGACACAAAAAGTTTAACAATCTTTCAGAATATCCAAAAAGCGTTTAGTGTCATCGAAACTGAATATAGTGTCACGATTCCTCAAGCTGAATACGGTTATATTTATGATATTATCGCCGCTGATACCGTTAATCAGTTATAA
- a CDS encoding SIS domain-containing protein: protein MTQTPKDIIATIKQNNDQIKHVIFTGCGASMADLYPAYYFVAQESQRLSVQIMQANEFNYATPKFVGADTIVITASLGGTTPESIAATKHARELGAQVITLSHNPDSPIVKAAEFVLIHGFEEDYAHKTEKMTMALQLAIEIVNQFEGYEFYDEAQTAFDGLFDLINHEVQMAQGAAKEFAQRYQYVDKIYVLGSGATFGTAYSTASFLFMEMQWITGTTINSGEFFHGPFELALKDAPYLLFMNDGSTRHLDARALEFLQRFDTKLTVIDAKDHNLASIASPNVIDYFNPMLITGVMRIYADELSVARQHPLTQRRYMWKLENY, encoded by the coding sequence ATGACACAGACACCAAAGGATATTATTGCAACAATTAAGCAGAACAATGACCAAATTAAGCATGTGATTTTCACTGGTTGTGGTGCTTCGATGGCCGATTTGTACCCAGCATACTATTTTGTGGCACAAGAAAGTCAGCGCTTATCCGTGCAAATTATGCAAGCTAACGAATTTAATTATGCTACACCCAAATTTGTGGGAGCCGATACTATTGTGATTACTGCTTCATTGGGCGGTACCACGCCGGAATCCATTGCAGCTACCAAGCATGCGCGGGAATTAGGCGCCCAAGTCATCACTTTATCGCATAATCCAGACTCACCCATTGTCAAAGCTGCCGAGTTTGTCCTAATTCACGGTTTTGAAGAAGATTATGCGCACAAAACCGAAAAAATGACGATGGCTTTACAATTAGCGATTGAAATTGTGAACCAATTTGAAGGTTATGAATTTTATGATGAAGCCCAAACAGCTTTCGATGGTTTATTTGACCTGATTAATCATGAAGTTCAGATGGCCCAAGGTGCCGCCAAAGAGTTTGCGCAACGTTATCAATATGTAGACAAAATTTATGTTTTGGGTAGTGGGGCAACCTTTGGTACTGCTTATTCGACTGCTTCGTTCTTATTCATGGAAATGCAATGGATTACGGGCACGACAATTAATTCTGGTGAGTTCTTCCATGGTCCATTTGAATTGGCGCTCAAAGATGCACCATATTTGTTATTCATGAACGACGGTTCGACCAGACATTTGGATGCTCGCGCCTTGGAATTCTTGCAACGCTTTGATACTAAGTTGACTGTAATTGATGCCAAGGATCACAATTTAGCTTCGATTGCTTCGCCGAATGTGATTGATTACTTCAACCCGATGTTAATCACGGGCGTGATGCGAATTTATGCCGATGAATTGTCCGTTGCTCGGCAACATCCTTTAACACAACGCCGCTATATGTGGAAATTAGAGA
- a CDS encoding PTS mannose/fructose/sorbose/N-acetylgalactosamine transporter subunit IIC, with protein MLVKAILLGFVGVIGVMDSRLLGRSNLEQPLVMSCLVGLALGDLTKGLIVGASLELVFMGMANIGAAAPPDLVLGSVIATAFAILSHTNAQTALTIALPVAILGQMLAIVVRMFISTFNRWAKTAIDEGKFAKARHYHILWGSLLYAGLYFILVFLSVYLGTDLVKNVVAMIPKWVTDALTLASKILPAFGFALLMQTMLTKKTMVYLLLGFFITAYAKMSVTGVAIFAVLLVLVLNEVLPKKQTAHTEQTADDDLEEL; from the coding sequence ATGTTAGTCAAAGCTATTTTACTAGGATTTGTCGGCGTTATCGGCGTGATGGATTCACGGCTATTGGGACGCAGCAATTTGGAACAACCGTTAGTCATGAGCTGTTTAGTCGGCTTGGCTTTAGGCGATTTGACCAAAGGCTTAATTGTCGGCGCTTCATTGGAATTAGTGTTTATGGGCATGGCCAATATCGGTGCGGCAGCGCCACCAGATTTGGTTTTGGGATCAGTGATTGCGACGGCGTTTGCTATTTTGTCACATACGAATGCACAAACGGCTCTAACGATTGCTTTGCCCGTAGCGATTTTGGGACAAATGTTGGCAATTGTGGTGCGAATGTTTATTTCGACATTTAATCGTTGGGCCAAAACGGCGATTGATGAGGGTAAATTTGCTAAAGCTCGCCATTACCATATTTTGTGGGGATCGTTATTGTATGCTGGTTTGTATTTTATTTTAGTTTTCTTGTCGGTTTATTTAGGCACCGATTTAGTCAAGAACGTGGTTGCCATGATTCCAAAATGGGTCACGGATGCGTTAACTTTGGCCAGCAAAATCTTGCCAGCCTTTGGTTTTGCCTTGTTGATGCAAACGATGCTGACGAAAAAAACGATGGTGTATTTGTTGTTAGGTTTCTTTATCACCGCATATGCCAAGATGTCAGTTACTGGGGTGGCCATCTTTGCGGTGCTCTTGGTTTTAGTCTTGAACGAAGTTTTGCCCAAAAAGCAAACGGCTCATACTGAACAAACAGCCGATGACGATTTAGAAGAATTATAG
- the rpoN gene encoding RNA polymerase factor sigma-54 gives MSFRQTYQLNQKQVQKLVLSQTMKQSLQILQANVLDLNDYVKEQSLENPLFDVNPRLSKTEVALSAQTWHVDVAPQNLDDYLLEQVQLTMRKTHLQQIVILLINCLDEHGYLSFSQQQLQRELQIQPLEFADAKELLVNLDPPGVGAQSLQECLQLQLFNLPATPTNLLASQMLKQTFDQVVSHDWAAITTQLQVSLPQVQAAFGVIQTLSPYPYTADQTAQYVIPELIVQRQGQQLSLEVTKYGYPNLIFVQETYDMLKQSTDRAVQQYVQQKYQAYQTLQQNLNHRLTTLSLIGQLIIEVQADFFLNDTASLHPLLLRDLAQKLALSESTVSRALNGKYLQCERGIFPLKSFLMKRSSGPADHSVAEVQTQIKTLVQQEDKAHPLSDQKLCALLTQAGDYISRRTVAKYRQQLGIVAAAKRKVRR, from the coding sequence ATGAGTTTTCGACAAACATATCAGCTTAATCAAAAACAAGTCCAAAAGTTAGTTCTTTCACAGACGATGAAGCAATCGCTGCAAATCCTGCAAGCTAATGTCTTGGATTTGAATGATTATGTGAAAGAGCAAAGCCTCGAAAATCCACTGTTTGATGTGAATCCTCGATTGTCTAAAACCGAAGTGGCGTTAAGTGCGCAAACTTGGCATGTAGATGTCGCACCACAAAATTTAGATGATTACTTATTGGAACAAGTGCAATTAACCATGCGCAAAACACACTTACAACAAATTGTGATTTTGTTAATTAATTGTTTGGATGAGCATGGCTATTTGTCGTTTTCTCAGCAGCAGTTACAGCGAGAATTACAGATACAACCGTTAGAATTCGCGGATGCCAAGGAATTATTGGTCAATTTGGATCCACCGGGGGTGGGTGCGCAAAGTTTGCAAGAATGTTTGCAGTTACAATTATTTAATTTACCTGCAACGCCCACGAACTTGTTGGCAAGTCAGATGCTGAAACAAACGTTTGATCAAGTAGTGAGCCACGATTGGGCGGCTATTACTACACAATTGCAGGTATCTTTGCCGCAAGTACAAGCTGCTTTTGGCGTTATTCAAACTTTAAGTCCGTATCCTTATACAGCTGATCAGACGGCGCAATATGTTATTCCGGAATTAATTGTGCAGCGGCAAGGGCAACAATTATCTTTAGAAGTGACCAAATATGGGTATCCCAATTTGATTTTTGTACAGGAAACGTATGATATGTTGAAACAAAGTACCGATCGTGCGGTTCAACAATATGTGCAACAAAAATATCAGGCTTACCAAACTTTACAGCAAAATTTGAATCATCGTTTGACAACCTTAAGCTTGATTGGACAGTTGATTATTGAGGTGCAGGCCGATTTTTTCTTAAATGATACCGCTAGTTTGCACCCGTTGTTACTGCGGGATTTGGCACAAAAATTAGCTTTGAGTGAATCCACGGTTAGTCGGGCGTTGAATGGCAAATATTTACAATGTGAACGCGGCATTTTTCCTTTGAAGTCATTTTTGATGAAACGCAGTTCGGGTCCAGCAGATCATTCAGTGGCGGAAGTTCAAACGCAAATCAAAACGTTGGTGCAACAAGAAGACAAGGCTCATCCACTCAGTGATCAAAAATTGTGTGCGTTATTGACGCAAGCCGGTGACTACATTTCGCGCCGCACGGTGGCCAAATATCGGCAACAGTTAGGGATCGTTGCTGCCGCCAAACGCAAGGTGCGACGCTAA
- a CDS encoding PTS system mannose/fructose/sorbose family transporter subunit IID, translated as MSVAQNVPKLTQKELKKRYWSFVWRSYAIQASWNYEGQMNLGFMYGIAPIIDRIYGDGRPETLEMKKEAYKRHLAFYNCTPQTSAFVLGITASMEEEYARKPDEFDPNSINAVKSSLMGPLSGVGDSFFQGTIKILAFGLGITFAKQGNILGPILAVLISVVPALLVTYYGGKFGYSAGNTFLKKLTAEGIMDRAMYLVTIVGLMVIGAMIASMIGITTPLHFGKAFSLQKTLDSIFPQMIPLAFTFFMYWLLQKHVSTGWILVICIVLGLVLSPLGIFA; from the coding sequence ATGTCAGTTGCACAAAATGTTCCAAAATTAACGCAAAAAGAATTGAAAAAACGCTATTGGTCCTTTGTTTGGCGGTCGTACGCGATTCAGGCGTCGTGGAATTATGAAGGTCAAATGAATCTGGGTTTTATGTACGGAATTGCTCCGATTATTGATCGTATTTATGGTGATGGACGACCAGAAACACTCGAAATGAAAAAAGAGGCTTATAAAAGACATTTAGCGTTTTATAATTGTACGCCGCAAACCAGTGCCTTTGTTTTGGGCATTACTGCTTCGATGGAAGAAGAATATGCGCGCAAGCCAGATGAGTTTGATCCCAATTCAATCAATGCTGTGAAGTCGTCACTGATGGGGCCGTTGTCAGGAGTTGGGGATTCCTTTTTCCAAGGCACAATTAAGATTTTGGCCTTTGGCTTGGGCATCACATTTGCCAAGCAAGGCAATATCTTGGGCCCCATTTTAGCTGTTTTGATTTCTGTAGTTCCCGCACTGTTGGTCACTTATTACGGTGGCAAATTCGGATATTCAGCGGGAAATACTTTTCTGAAAAAATTGACCGCGGAAGGGATTATGGATCGCGCCATGTACTTAGTGACAATTGTAGGTTTGATGGTTATTGGCGCAATGATTGCCAGCATGATTGGGATTACTACGCCTTTGCATTTTGGCAAAGCGTTCAGTTTGCAGAAAACGTTGGATTCCATTTTTCCCCAGATGATTCCGCTGGCGTTCACTTTCTTCATGTACTGGCTGTTGCAAAAGCATGTCAGCACAGGTTGGATTTTGGTAATTTGTATTGTCTTGGGCTTAGTGTTAAGCCCATTAGGAATTTTTGCATAA
- a CDS encoding PTS sugar transporter subunit IIB, whose amino-acid sequence MIKMIRIDHRLLHGQVLFAWTKSQGIERIIVIDNATAQDDFKKMSLKLSKPADIKLSVFSDEQALARMTKINALSEQTMIIFGNVTETAAVAPSLTGIKAINYGGIPERSETKKFSKAIYLTTAEVQASRQLKEQGFELYMQQVPTSKKENLNQLI is encoded by the coding sequence ATGATTAAAATGATTCGGATTGATCACCGATTGTTGCACGGTCAAGTCTTGTTTGCTTGGACCAAGTCTCAAGGAATTGAGCGCATCATCGTTATTGATAATGCGACGGCACAAGATGATTTTAAAAAAATGTCGTTGAAATTATCCAAGCCGGCAGATATTAAGTTGAGCGTTTTTAGTGACGAACAAGCATTGGCTCGCATGACAAAAATTAACGCACTGAGCGAACAAACGATGATTATTTTTGGCAATGTGACTGAAACAGCGGCTGTGGCGCCCAGTCTGACAGGAATTAAAGCTATTAATTATGGTGGGATTCCGGAACGGTCGGAGACTAAAAAATTTAGTAAAGCGATTTATTTAACTACAGCTGAAGTGCAAGCTAGTCGACAATTGAAGGAACAGGGTTTTGAGTTATATATGCAACAAGTTCCCACATCGAAAAAAGAAAATTTGAATCAATTAATTTGA